In Pseudobythopirellula maris, a single window of DNA contains:
- a CDS encoding tetratricopeptide repeat protein — protein MRRNLIVLLALLATGAALAGVWSVIAAPAPPQYDTLALKGEYVDYSELDGSIPGKLVRELGRQAVLLAARDELGLATRDESLGELDATATPLNPEKTFALMPRVRTYWKGNTRLHLEQSRLEAAPGTEPAPTQPEEQAAIEPLQFGGPSLRPQSIYATLANQWEEQAHGPLVETLREAGVRGAAPKPDPTNLPDEAAMLLVEDLSFPAQYAAVRLAHQAVAEYGASAEWLGVLARSYAHLGMLTEHHWSSQPEVFYARALLYAERARRYGDGKETLLLRPYVLAVCGAHANALSELKALGPLGKEAPAWAAVIEPTGRFDHEGLQQLADDRPELRPLALWLAVSHKRTLGYQRAFRDVAYPALEESPAAFGVYNDLVKCYPSLRDQRRGAYGGPAALASELPLRLVGVADLPEGVLASSAPAAGWVGEMLEALPGGRVTPFEKGPNQIAKGLRRAERELTAPCEPSWELLARLIEEEQFVMAANYCQTMYNATEASHTTEAAELHRLVSDHRCARYIAVHQLPKHLHYDPETLAGALVEIDFLEPRYNMEPLIKQMLYLPRTDGWNAGYQASWSAFNSPDLRLPSLCEEIVAGYQTWWEDLKPHRHTQVLDYYEKVSPHSPHWLRQRLWLEKEPSKQQLAEWSEHAKSDVSSSQRMANHLVAAGRADEATEFFERAYELSPSSDSVIALASHVREHVDRDEWLPTLQRFLEEEPEIGLGHTSVESHIAKTLISDDHDYAAALPHAQRAAQSYSADGLYSAMVANEGLARWDEADHWAKALSTSYPSARGYEWWLYRTRTGRGDPAEALPPLEQSFLEHYSYVTRWAEADYLATSGQLPEARDAYDAIGAKYDSPHSKAFCHLVAAILTYELGDAAQLGERIEAAERFATQSLADNPKGRNAMRLCLGLLEMEADGDEVDLNEIQQALDAIPDGGGRLDYVGLVGLILQVTDQESEAAERWLRAAVQGPPVDLSIANLAGHHLAKKHGVSRTEPISARPDAADAPADEHAEDDAPAEADNEAGPSDD, from the coding sequence ATGCGCCGGAACCTTATCGTGCTCCTCGCCCTGCTGGCGACGGGCGCTGCGTTAGCGGGAGTTTGGAGCGTGATCGCCGCGCCCGCCCCTCCGCAATACGACACGCTCGCTCTGAAGGGTGAGTACGTCGATTACTCCGAGCTGGACGGGTCGATCCCGGGCAAGCTGGTCCGCGAGCTGGGCCGCCAGGCGGTGCTGCTCGCGGCGCGCGACGAGCTGGGCCTCGCCACACGCGACGAGTCGCTCGGCGAGCTCGACGCCACGGCCACGCCGCTCAACCCCGAGAAGACGTTCGCCCTCATGCCCCGGGTGCGCACCTACTGGAAGGGAAACACGCGGCTCCACCTAGAGCAAAGCCGCCTGGAAGCGGCGCCGGGTACCGAACCAGCCCCAACCCAACCCGAGGAGCAAGCGGCGATCGAGCCGCTACAGTTCGGCGGGCCCTCGCTCCGGCCCCAATCGATCTACGCCACGCTGGCCAACCAATGGGAAGAGCAGGCCCACGGCCCGTTGGTTGAGACGCTGCGCGAGGCGGGCGTGCGGGGCGCGGCGCCCAAGCCCGACCCGACGAACCTGCCGGACGAGGCCGCGATGCTTCTGGTCGAAGACCTCAGCTTCCCCGCGCAGTACGCCGCGGTGCGGCTGGCCCACCAAGCGGTCGCCGAGTACGGCGCGTCGGCCGAATGGCTCGGCGTGCTGGCGCGCAGCTACGCCCACCTCGGCATGCTGACCGAGCACCACTGGTCGAGCCAGCCCGAAGTGTTCTACGCCCGGGCGCTGTTGTACGCCGAGCGGGCCCGGCGCTACGGCGACGGGAAAGAGACTTTGCTCTTACGGCCTTATGTTCTGGCGGTGTGCGGCGCCCACGCCAACGCGCTGTCGGAGCTCAAGGCGCTCGGCCCGTTGGGCAAGGAGGCGCCGGCGTGGGCGGCGGTGATCGAGCCGACCGGCCGCTTTGACCACGAGGGCCTGCAGCAACTCGCCGACGACCGCCCCGAGCTGCGGCCACTGGCGCTGTGGCTCGCGGTGAGTCACAAGCGAACACTCGGCTATCAACGCGCGTTCCGCGATGTCGCCTATCCTGCGTTGGAGGAAAGCCCGGCCGCTTTTGGCGTCTACAACGACCTAGTGAAATGCTACCCGTCGCTACGCGATCAGCGACGCGGCGCTTACGGCGGCCCGGCGGCGTTGGCCTCCGAGTTGCCCCTCCGGCTGGTGGGCGTGGCCGACCTGCCGGAAGGAGTGCTCGCCTCGTCGGCGCCCGCCGCGGGCTGGGTCGGCGAGATGCTCGAGGCGCTGCCCGGCGGCCGCGTCACCCCCTTTGAGAAGGGCCCCAACCAGATCGCCAAGGGCCTGCGCCGTGCGGAGCGCGAGCTCACCGCGCCGTGCGAGCCATCTTGGGAGCTGCTCGCCCGACTGATCGAGGAGGAGCAGTTCGTGATGGCGGCCAACTACTGCCAGACGATGTACAACGCCACCGAAGCGTCGCACACGACCGAAGCGGCCGAGCTGCACCGACTTGTGTCCGACCATCGCTGCGCGAGATACATCGCCGTCCACCAGCTGCCCAAGCATCTGCACTACGACCCGGAGACGCTCGCCGGCGCCTTGGTGGAGATCGACTTCCTCGAGCCTCGCTACAACATGGAGCCGCTCATCAAGCAGATGCTCTACTTGCCACGCACCGACGGTTGGAACGCTGGTTACCAGGCGAGTTGGAGCGCCTTCAACAGCCCCGATCTCCGCCTGCCTTCGCTCTGCGAAGAAATCGTTGCGGGCTACCAGACCTGGTGGGAAGATTTGAAGCCCCACCGGCACACGCAAGTTTTGGACTATTACGAAAAGGTCTCGCCGCACTCTCCCCACTGGTTGCGGCAGCGGCTGTGGCTCGAGAAGGAGCCTTCCAAGCAACAACTCGCCGAGTGGTCCGAGCACGCCAAGAGCGACGTGTCGAGCAGCCAACGGATGGCGAACCACCTTGTGGCTGCGGGTCGCGCCGACGAAGCGACCGAGTTCTTCGAACGGGCGTACGAGCTCAGCCCGAGCAGCGACAGCGTCATCGCCTTGGCGTCGCACGTTCGCGAGCACGTCGACCGCGACGAGTGGCTCCCCACCCTGCAGAGGTTTCTCGAAGAAGAACCCGAGATCGGGCTGGGGCACACGTCGGTCGAGAGCCACATCGCAAAGACTCTCATCTCGGATGACCACGACTACGCGGCGGCGTTGCCCCACGCCCAGCGCGCGGCGCAAAGCTACTCGGCTGATGGACTCTACTCCGCGATGGTCGCCAACGAGGGCTTGGCCCGCTGGGACGAAGCGGACCATTGGGCCAAGGCGCTCAGCACCAGCTACCCCTCGGCCAGAGGCTACGAGTGGTGGCTCTACCGCACACGCACCGGCCGCGGCGACCCGGCCGAAGCCCTCCCCCCGCTCGAGCAGTCATTCCTGGAACACTATTCCTACGTGACCAGGTGGGCCGAGGCGGATTACCTCGCCACCTCGGGTCAGCTCCCTGAGGCGCGAGACGCTTACGACGCGATCGGCGCCAAGTACGACTCGCCACACAGCAAGGCGTTCTGCCACCTGGTCGCCGCGATTCTAACGTATGAATTGGGCGACGCGGCGCAGCTCGGCGAGAGGATCGAGGCGGCCGAACGTTTTGCTACGCAGTCCTTGGCGGATAACCCCAAGGGTCGCAACGCGATGCGGCTCTGCCTAGGGCTGCTGGAAATGGAAGCCGACGGCGACGAAGTGGATCTCAACGAGATCCAGCAAGCGCTCGACGCGATCCCGGATGGAGGGGGCCGCCTCGACTACGTCGGCCTCGTAGGCCTGATCCTGCAAGTCACCGACCAAGAGAGTGAGGCTGCCGAGCGTTGGCTCCGGGCGGCGGTGCAAGGTCCGCCGGTCGACCTCTCGATCGCCAACCTAGCGGGCCATCACCTCGCCAAAAAGCACGGCGTATCGCGCACCGAGCCGATCTCGGCGCGGCCGGACGCAGCCGACGCGCCCGCCGACGAACATGCCGAAGACGACGCGCCGGCCGAGGCCGATAACGAAGCGGGTCCGTCAGACGACTGA
- a CDS encoding PEP-CTERM sorting domain-containing protein, whose amino-acid sequence MSRSRFAPVLATLVPFSLVVFMLAAGSAHAATLTLPGVTKFDPALGTLQSATVTIDPPPVMTSFYDAGFLEDVDPHLHNVSVNPVVLPPGLNPIVFPSATTSFETPDIGDDHNHFLNIPPVHKNHTGLMLQWFLTPGPSVPSVIVTAQVQVNESHTHLVPGMDTTPSTRFVYEPIPEPATAALVGLVLTAVASRRRRGA is encoded by the coding sequence ATGTCGCGCAGCCGCTTTGCCCCCGTCCTTGCCACACTTGTCCCGTTCTCGCTCGTCGTGTTTATGCTTGCCGCCGGTTCGGCGCACGCGGCTACGCTCACATTGCCGGGCGTCACGAAGTTCGACCCCGCCCTCGGCACGTTGCAGAGCGCCACGGTCACGATCGACCCGCCGCCGGTGATGACCAGCTTCTACGACGCCGGTTTCCTGGAAGACGTTGACCCGCACCTGCACAACGTGTCGGTCAACCCGGTGGTGCTTCCCCCCGGTCTCAATCCGATTGTGTTCCCGAGTGCGACGACCAGCTTCGAGACGCCCGACATCGGCGATGACCACAATCACTTCCTCAACATCCCGCCCGTGCACAAGAACCACACGGGGTTAATGCTGCAGTGGTTCCTGACGCCCGGCCCCTCGGTCCCCAGCGTGATCGTGACCGCCCAGGTGCAAGTCAACGAGAGCCACACGCACCTCGTGCCGGGGATGGACACGACACCGTCGACACGGTTCGTGTACGAGCCGATCCCCGAGCCGGCGACGGCTGCGCTGGTCGGTTTGGTCCTGACGGCGGTCGCCTCGCGCCGCCGGCGTGGGGCCTGA